TCCCCGGGGATGTCCCGTGGTAAAGGGTCCCGGGGTTCCGGCGGGAGATCCGGATCTTCTCCGCCGAAGTTCCCGGGAAATCCTCTCAAAGCACCATCTGTGTCCGGGCCTCGTTCGGTCCAAGGGCCCTGATCTCCTCCACCATTTCCTTGACGGTTTCGGCGAAGTCCACTCCCTCGCTGGCCCCGATCCAGGTCAGCTTGACCCTGCGTTCATCGAAACCGAATTGGGGCAGGATCTCCTTGAGCAGTTTGACCCTTCGCCTGGCCTTGTAATTCCCGTTGATGTAATGGCAATCCCCGGGATGACAACCGCTGATGAGAACCCCGTCGGCGCCTTCCAGCAGGGCCTTGATGACATACTTGGGATCCACCATCCCGGTACACATCATTCGAATCAGCCGGATATTCTTGGGGTAAATCAACCGGGATGTCCCGGCCAAATCCGCAGCCGTATAGGTACACCAGTTACAAACAAAGGCGATGATGGTCGGTTCAAATGTGCTCATGGCTCCGCTCCTTTTCCCTTCACCCGCGGGCACCAAAAGGCCCCCTTTTCTTTTCCCCTGCCGGGCCTTTCCTCGACCCCTGCTGGGGGTTTTAACGATTGCCTGCCGAGGTTCACTGTCCCACGGCGGCGATGGCCTCGATGATTCCCTCCAGTTCGGCCAAAACCTGCTTCTCCCTGAAATGCCTGACCTGAGCCGCGCCACTGGGACAAAATCCCGCACAACTCCCGCATCCCTTGCAAAGGGCCTCGTTCACAACGGAGACCCCCCTTCGCTCATCAAACTCGATGGCCGAGTAAGCACATAGGTCGATGCAGGTCTGGCAGCCCGCACAGATGTTCGGGTCGATCCAGGATACCACGGGGGGGATCTCCACCTTCCCCCGGGTGGACAGGGCAATGCACTTAGCCGCTGCTCCGGAGGACTGGGAGACGGTGTCCGGGATGTCTTTGGGGCCCTGGCAGGTCCCTGCCAAAAAGACCCCGTCCGTGGAGGTATTCAATGGACCGAGCTTTGGATGTTCCTCCAGGAAAAAACCGTCCGCTCCCTGGTTCACACCGAAAACCCTTCCCACTTCCACGGCGTCTGCCCGGGATTGAACGGCGGCACAAAGGACCACCATGTCCACCGGCACCCTGTACCGTTTACCCAGGAGGGTATCCTCCCCTATGACCACCAACTTGCCCTCCTCCTCGGGTCCCAGGGCATGGTCCGTGATCTCAGCGGGTTTTCCCCGCACGAAGACGATTCCCTCCTCCTGGCACCGGCGGTAGAACTCCTCATATCCCTTTCCGAAGCAGCGCATGTCGATGTAAAAATCGTATACCCGGGTCTCATGCCCCACCTTGTCCTTGATGAGGTGCCCGTATTTCAGGGCGTACATGCAGCAGACCCGGGAGCAGTACTCGTGGTAGTTTTCATCCCGGCTCCCCACGCAGTGGATGATGGCCACACTCCCGGGCGGTTTGGTAAACCGCCCTTCTTCATCCCTGAGAAGAATCTGCCCACCCGTAGGCCCGGTGGCGTTGTTGAGCCTTTCGAACTCGAGGCTGGTCAGGACGTTGGGATACCTCCCATACCCGAACTGTTTCATGGGAGTAGGATCCCAAAGATCATAGCCCGTGGCCAGGATAATGCTTCCCACGTTTACTTCCAGGTCCTCCCCCTCCATGCTGTGGTCGATGGCCTTGGCCTCGCAGGCCCGCACACATTCCATGCACTCGGAGCAGACCCCGCAATTCAGGCAACGGCCGGCTTCCCG
The Deltaproteobacteria bacterium genome window above contains:
- a CDS encoding hydrogenase iron-sulfur subunit translates to MSTFEPTIIAFVCNWCTYTAADLAGTSRLIYPKNIRLIRMMCTGMVDPKYVIKALLEGADGVLISGCHPGDCHYINGNYKARRRVKLLKEILPQFGFDERRVKLTWIGASEGVDFAETVKEMVEEIRALGPNEARTQMVL